TTGCTTTCTTCGCGGTACCAGTTGGGAGATCTGCTGGGGAACGGATGCTTCGGCTTTGTCTTCAAAGCGGTCCGGATCGCAGATAATAAAAAGGTAAagtttgtaaaaaaaagaaaggtttttGCTGATACATGTTAATTGCTGTGAATTTGTATTAATTAAGCTAATCAGAAAAAATGATGCCTTTTAGAATTGACTAATTATTTCCTGTATATGTGAACAGGTCGCTGTTAAGGTCGTCAAGAAGTCCGGATTTACCACAACTATGAAAATGGTAAGTAAAGTTACTCTAATTCACTGTAGTTAAATATATTCCTCCTCACATACAGGACATCATTTCATTACCTGTCGTTTATCATAGATATTACAGGAACACAAGAACTGATCTAGCAGTCCAAACCTTTACCATTGGAACATTTCTGCTTAGCACACTTTAGATGTATTGACATCCAGCCCATGTCTGTTCTCATTTTAGCCCGGAGAGACGGAGGAGCTGCCCTCAGAGGTGGCGCTAATGAGAATGGTGTCCGAGCCACCTGTCTGTAGCAACGTTGTGGAGTTACTGGAGTGGTTTGACATGGGCCATCAGTTCGTCATGATCATGGAACGGCCCAGTCCCAGTATGGACCTCTTGGAATTCATGGAGCTTCAGGGAGGTTCCCTGTCTGAAGCACAGGCTCGAGACATCATGGTGCAGGTGATTCGGGCGGCTCGTCACTGCTGTGAACGTGGAATGGTACACAGAGACATCAAGGTCGAGAAACTCATCATCAACCCCGAAACCCTGGAAGTGAAACTGATTGACTTTGGCTGTGGGGAATTGCTGAAGGACACTCCCAGCAAACATTTTTTCGGTAATTACACAAGAAAGAATCAGAAGGGATGCAGAGGAGAAGATTTTTAAAACGATTTTGTGACATTGCTCTCggtgttctttctctcttttgtaCTCAGGCACTATATTCCTTATACCTCCTGAGTGCCTGTTCCGTGGAGAGTACATGGGGGTTCCTGCCACCATCTGGGGTCTGGGCATTCTTCTGTATCATTTCCTCAGTGGACAAATCCCCTTCATTGATATAGAACAAGACTTCAGTTATGGGTACCTGAATGCACTTCCTGACGTGTCTCAAGGTGAGTCGATGCAGAAACATGCACAATAAACTAAATATGCTAAATAGAGCAAAATGACCTTAAACTGAActattgattcatttttatacatttttatctcaacaGAGTGCTTCCAGCTGCTAATGTGGTGTCTGGATTTAAACCCTGAAACACGCCCAACATTCGAGCTCTTGGCCAGGCACGAGTGGTTTACTGGGGGCAGTTCAGGACAGAGTCCAGGTTAGACAGCGAGTAGACCTGATTAATATGATTgtaaagaacagaaaaacagaaatgtgtcTCAGTTATGTTAACAGGTCAGGAGTCTTCTGGACACTAAAACCTGCTACTGAGGCCTTGCATGATCTCTGATGGGAAGAGCAAgacgagaaagagagactgagatcagattgataaataaaacactgaacttGAAAGCAACTGAACTTGAAAGCAACAAAGCAATCCCCCTGCAGTCTTATTgaacagaaaagaagaaaaaatgcagCATTATTGGAGCACATGCAGATTTTCCagagaaatgtatttaaatttcaTTATCACAGACCAGTGAAGATACAGTGGCTGAAATGACCGGTGTTAGACACAGGACAGGACATAGAATGGACTTATTCAGAAGATTTCTCACTACCTCTTGATTTAGagggaaaataaaaacctgAGACTTGAATGTTATAGTTGCTGAATATTGAAATTTTGGAACTGTAATGTTATACAAACCTActgcttaaaaataataataataataataataataataataataataataataataataataataataataataatcctaaaTTATGTGTGGTCCATTACCTGAATCCCAAATGTCCCTAGGCTACCCTTTCTAGTGCACTAGTTAGGGTGTGAAAGCTGAACAAAATCTGTACCAAATTCAGATCTGAATGAAACAACACTAAGCCATGtacactgaaaaaacaaacttgTAAGATTTACTTAATAAAATCCTCATAACAATTTGCACACacagattttaattaaatatcacGGTTCTAAAATTAAGTACAATTCACCTGTCATTATTAGGTAAAATCTACTTAATATTTAACTTGATG
This portion of the Hemibagrus wyckioides isolate EC202008001 linkage group LG29, SWU_Hwy_1.0, whole genome shotgun sequence genome encodes:
- the LOC131349005 gene encoding serine/threonine-protein kinase pim-1-like, translated to MVSTSQRFRVSEIQELKHDPPNEPIPELQPPGPEQLAELEALLSSRYQLGDLLGNGCFGFVFKAVRIADNKKVAVKVVKKSGFTTTMKMPGETEELPSEVALMRMVSEPPVCSNVVELLEWFDMGHQFVMIMERPSPSMDLLEFMELQGGSLSEAQARDIMVQVIRAARHCCERGMVHRDIKVEKLIINPETLEVKLIDFGCGELLKDTPSKHFFGTIFLIPPECLFRGEYMGVPATIWGLGILLYHFLSGQIPFIDIEQDFSYGYLNALPDVSQECFQLLMWCLDLNPETRPTFELLARHEWFTGGSSGQSPG